A genomic stretch from Mycobacterium cookii includes:
- the argB gene encoding acetylglutamate kinase — MSTETLSTQVKAQVLAEALPWLTQLHGKIVVVKYGGNAMTNDTLRREFAADMAFLRNCGIHPVVVHGGGPQISAMLKRLGIAGDFKGGFRVTTPEVLDVARMVLFGQVGRELVNMINTHGPYAVGVTGEDANLFTAVRRSVSVDGVDTDIGLVGNIATVNPAVVLDLIAANRIPVVSTLAPDIDGVVYNINADTAAGALAEALGAEKLLMLTDVEGLYTRWPDRDSLATKIDSATLTQLLPTLESGMIPKVEACLHAVNAGVPSAHVIDGRVEHCVLVELFTDHGSGTKVVSAK; from the coding sequence ATGAGCACCGAGACACTCTCCACCCAAGTCAAAGCGCAGGTCTTGGCCGAAGCCTTGCCGTGGCTCACCCAGCTGCACGGCAAGATCGTCGTCGTCAAATACGGCGGCAACGCGATGACCAACGACACGCTGCGACGCGAATTCGCCGCGGACATGGCCTTTCTGCGCAACTGCGGCATTCACCCCGTGGTCGTGCACGGCGGCGGCCCGCAGATCAGCGCCATGCTCAAACGACTGGGCATCGCCGGCGACTTCAAGGGCGGATTCCGGGTCACCACACCTGAAGTCCTCGACGTGGCACGGATGGTGCTGTTCGGTCAGGTCGGCCGCGAACTGGTCAACATGATCAACACACACGGCCCGTACGCGGTGGGCGTTACCGGTGAGGACGCGAATCTGTTCACCGCGGTGCGGCGCAGCGTTAGCGTCGATGGTGTCGACACCGACATTGGCCTGGTCGGCAACATCGCCACGGTGAACCCTGCGGTCGTGCTGGACTTGATTGCCGCCAACCGGATTCCGGTGGTCTCTACGCTGGCCCCCGACATCGACGGTGTCGTGTACAACATCAACGCCGACACCGCCGCGGGCGCGTTGGCCGAGGCGCTGGGTGCTGAGAAGCTGCTGATGCTCACCGATGTCGAGGGCCTCTACACCCGCTGGCCGGACCGGGATTCGCTGGCCACCAAGATCGACAGCGCCACACTGACACAATTGCTGCCGACACTCGAGAGCGGCATGATCCCGAAAGTCGAAGCCTGCCTGCACGCAGTCAACGCCGGTGTCCCGAGCGCCCACGTGATCGACGGCCGCGTCGAACATTGTGTACTGGTCGAACTTTTCACCGACCACGGGTCCGGCACGAAAGTGGTGAGCGCCAAATGA
- the argC gene encoding N-acetyl-gamma-glutamyl-phosphate reductase, with translation MTQAIRVAVAGASGYAGGEILRLLLGHPAYHDGRLTIGALTASTSAGTALAEHHPHLLPLAQRVLEPTELEILGDHDVVFLALPHGHSAELAEQLGPETLIVDCGADFRLTDPGAWERFYGSAHPGHWPYGLPELPGGREALRDTRRIAVPGCYPTAALLALFPAMADDLIEPAVTVVAVSGTSGAGRTAKTDLLGSEVIGSARAYNIGGAHRHTPEIVQGLSLVTDRDVTVSFTPVLIPTSRGILATCTARTHAPLSQLRAAYEKAYDAEPFVHLLPEGQLPRTGSVIGSNAAQIAVAVDEDASTFVAIAAIDNLVKGTGGAAVQSMNLALGWPETEGLSVVGVAP, from the coding sequence ATGACGCAGGCGATACGGGTGGCGGTGGCCGGCGCCAGCGGCTACGCCGGCGGTGAGATCCTCCGGCTGCTCCTCGGGCACCCCGCCTACCACGACGGTCGGCTGACGATCGGGGCGTTGACGGCCTCCACCAGCGCCGGCACCGCGCTCGCCGAGCACCATCCGCATCTACTGCCGCTGGCGCAGCGGGTGCTCGAGCCGACCGAGCTCGAGATCTTGGGCGACCACGACGTCGTCTTCCTCGCCCTGCCGCACGGGCATTCGGCGGAGTTGGCCGAACAACTCGGCCCGGAGACGTTGATCGTCGATTGCGGTGCTGATTTTCGCCTCACCGATCCGGGTGCCTGGGAGCGGTTCTACGGCTCCGCACACCCGGGTCACTGGCCCTACGGGCTGCCCGAACTGCCCGGCGGACGCGAGGCGCTGCGCGACACTCGGCGCATCGCCGTCCCCGGTTGCTATCCGACTGCCGCGCTGCTGGCGCTGTTTCCCGCCATGGCCGACGATCTGATCGAACCGGCCGTCACCGTCGTCGCGGTCAGCGGAACGTCGGGTGCGGGCCGCACCGCGAAAACCGACCTGCTCGGTTCGGAGGTCATCGGATCGGCACGGGCGTACAACATCGGCGGGGCGCACCGGCACACTCCGGAAATTGTGCAGGGACTCAGCCTGGTCACCGACCGGGACGTCACCGTGTCGTTCACGCCGGTGCTCATCCCGACCTCGCGGGGCATCTTGGCGACCTGCACCGCGCGCACCCACGCGCCGCTGTCACAGCTGCGGGCCGCGTACGAAAAGGCTTACGATGCTGAGCCTTTCGTGCATCTGCTGCCCGAGGGACAGCTACCTCGCACCGGTTCGGTGATCGGCAGCAACGCCGCGCAGATCGCGGTCGCGGTGGACGAGGACGCGTCGACGTTCGTGGCCATCGCGGCGATCGACAACTTGGTCAAGGGCACCGGTGGCGCGGCCGTGCAGTCGATGAACCTGGCGCTGGGTTGGCCTGAGACCGAAGGCCTGTCGGTGGTCGGGGTGGCGCCGTGA
- the argJ gene encoding bifunctional glutamate N-acetyltransferase/amino-acid acetyltransferase ArgJ → MTRADVSPLVRAQGVTAPAGFRAAGIAAGIKASGKLDLALVFNEGPDHAAAGVFTRNQVKAAPVLWTCQVLADGRLRAVILNSGGANACTGPGGFQDTHATAEKVAAALSEWGTETGAIDVAVCSTGLIGDRLPMDKVLAGVVAVVQDMAGGITGGDEAARAIMTTDTVPKQVALHHPANWTVGGMAKGAGMLAPSLATMLCVLTTDAVAEPAGLDQALRRATARTFDRLDIDGSCSTNDTVLLLASGASEVEPSQDDLDDAVLRVCADLCAQLQADAEGVTKRITVSVTGAASEDDAVVAARVIARDSLVKTALFGSDPNWGRVLAAVGMAPVHLDPDRITVSFNGSAVCVNGVGAPGARDVDLSATDIEVLVDLGVGDSQAAIQTTDLSHAYVEENSAYSS, encoded by the coding sequence GTGACCCGCGCCGACGTGTCGCCGTTGGTTCGTGCGCAGGGTGTGACGGCTCCGGCCGGCTTTCGCGCTGCCGGCATCGCGGCCGGGATCAAGGCGTCGGGCAAGCTCGACCTCGCCCTGGTGTTCAACGAGGGTCCCGATCATGCGGCCGCCGGAGTGTTCACCCGCAACCAGGTCAAGGCCGCGCCGGTGTTGTGGACCTGCCAGGTACTCGCCGACGGCCGGCTGCGCGCGGTGATCCTGAATTCCGGTGGGGCCAATGCCTGTACCGGTCCGGGTGGCTTCCAGGACACCCATGCCACCGCCGAAAAGGTGGCCGCGGCATTGTCGGAGTGGGGTACCGAGACCGGGGCCATCGACGTCGCGGTGTGCTCCACCGGCTTGATCGGCGACCGGCTGCCGATGGACAAAGTCCTCGCCGGCGTGGTGGCGGTGGTGCAGGACATGGCCGGCGGCATCACCGGCGGCGACGAGGCCGCCCGCGCGATCATGACCACCGACACCGTGCCCAAACAGGTTGCGCTGCACCACCCTGCCAACTGGACCGTCGGCGGAATGGCCAAGGGCGCCGGGATGCTGGCGCCTTCGCTGGCCACCATGCTGTGCGTGCTCACCACCGATGCGGTCGCTGAGCCCGCCGGCCTGGACCAAGCGCTACGACGGGCCACCGCGCGGACGTTCGACCGGCTCGACATCGACGGCAGCTGCTCGACCAACGACACCGTGCTGCTGTTGGCCTCGGGCGCAAGCGAGGTCGAGCCGAGCCAAGACGATCTCGACGACGCCGTGCTACGGGTGTGTGCCGACCTGTGCGCGCAACTGCAAGCCGACGCCGAAGGCGTGACCAAGCGGATCACCGTGAGCGTGACCGGTGCGGCGAGCGAAGATGACGCCGTCGTGGCGGCCCGGGTCATCGCACGGGACAGCCTGGTGAAGACCGCGCTGTTCGGTTCCGACCCGAACTGGGGTCGGGTGCTCGCCGCCGTCGGGATGGCTCCGGTACACCTCGACCCCGACCGGATCACGGTGTCGTTCAACGGTTCAGCGGTCTGCGTCAACGGTGTCGGCGCCCCGGGTGCCCGCGACGTCGACCTGTCGGCCACCGACATCGAGGTACTCGTCGACCTGGGCGTCGGCGACTCGCAGGCCGCCATCCAGACCACCGACTTGTCCCACGCGTACGTCGAAGAGAACTCGGCCTATTCGTCATGA
- the pheT gene encoding phenylalanine--tRNA ligase subunit beta translates to MRVPYSWLRDVVSAGAPGWDVTPADLELALVRIGHEVEDVITLGPVEGPLTVARVAEIDELTEFKKPIRACRVDVGEEKPREIVCGATNFVVGDLVVVALPGTTLPGGFHIATRQTYGHTSDGMICSAAELGLGADHSGILVLPPGTAEPGASGIEVLGLDDVVFDLAVTPDRGYCMSVRGLAREVACAYDLDFVDPAAVVAELPRKAEAWPLTVQPETGVRRFALRPVTGIDPAAVSPWWLQRRLLLSGIRAISPAVDVTNYVMLELGHPMHAHDLNRITGAFAVRFARPGETVVTLDDITRQLNPADVLIVDDVATAAIGGVMGSGSTEMRNDSTDVLLEAAVWDPAAVSRTARRLRLPSEAARRYERDIDPAISVAALDRCAILLADIAGGEVSPNLTDWRGDPPRDDWSLPPIRLAADLPDRTAGVRYPDGTTVRRLTQIGATVTEAGDSLTVTPPSWRPDLLQPADLVEEVLRLEGLEVIPSVLPSAPAGRGLSASQRRRRAIGKSLALSGYVEILTTPFLPTGVFDAWGLAADDPRRYTTQVLNPLEADRQHLATTLLPGLLEALVRNTSRGIVDVALFAVAQVVKPTEQTRGVGLIPVHRRPTDDEIAVLDASLPHQPEHVAVVLTGLREPRGPWGDGRPVDAADAFDAVRIIAAASGVEVTLRAAQYLPWHPGRCAEIRVGETVVGHAGQLHPAVIERSGLPKGTCAAELDLDAIPIGDALPAPRVSPFPAVFQDVSLVVDADVAAQAVLDAVRAGAGELLEEVRLFDVFTGPQIGADRKSLTFALRFRAPDRTLTEDEASAARDAAVRCAAERVGAVLRA, encoded by the coding sequence ATGCGCGTCCCCTACAGCTGGCTGCGCGACGTCGTCAGCGCCGGCGCTCCCGGCTGGGACGTGACGCCCGCCGACCTCGAGCTAGCGCTGGTGCGCATCGGCCACGAAGTCGAAGACGTCATCACGCTCGGCCCGGTCGAGGGTCCGCTGACGGTGGCCCGCGTCGCCGAGATCGACGAGCTCACCGAGTTCAAGAAGCCGATCCGCGCGTGCCGTGTCGACGTCGGTGAAGAGAAGCCGCGCGAGATCGTCTGCGGCGCAACGAACTTTGTGGTTGGCGATCTGGTCGTGGTGGCCCTGCCCGGCACCACACTGCCTGGCGGATTTCACATCGCCACGCGCCAAACCTACGGCCACACCTCCGACGGAATGATCTGCTCGGCCGCCGAACTCGGTTTGGGCGCAGATCATTCCGGCATCCTGGTGCTGCCGCCGGGAACCGCCGAGCCCGGCGCGAGCGGCATCGAGGTGCTCGGACTCGACGACGTGGTCTTCGACCTGGCCGTCACCCCGGACCGCGGCTACTGCATGTCGGTACGCGGGCTGGCCCGTGAGGTCGCCTGCGCCTACGACCTCGACTTCGTCGACCCGGCCGCCGTCGTCGCCGAGCTGCCGCGCAAGGCGGAGGCCTGGCCGTTGACGGTGCAACCCGAGACCGGTGTACGCCGCTTCGCGTTGCGCCCGGTCACCGGAATCGACCCGGCGGCGGTGTCGCCGTGGTGGTTACAGCGACGGCTGTTGCTCAGCGGTATCCGGGCGATCTCGCCGGCCGTCGACGTGACCAACTACGTGATGCTGGAACTGGGTCATCCGATGCACGCCCACGACCTCAACCGGATCACCGGCGCCTTCGCCGTGCGGTTCGCCCGGCCCGGCGAGACGGTCGTGACGCTCGACGACATCACCCGGCAGCTCAACCCGGCCGACGTGCTGATCGTCGACGACGTGGCGACCGCGGCTATCGGCGGCGTGATGGGTTCGGGCAGCACCGAAATGCGCAACGACTCAACCGATGTGCTGCTGGAAGCCGCGGTGTGGGACCCGGCCGCCGTGTCGCGGACCGCGCGTCGGCTGCGCCTGCCCAGCGAGGCCGCGCGCCGCTACGAGCGGGACATCGACCCGGCCATCTCGGTGGCGGCGCTGGACCGCTGCGCCATACTGCTGGCCGACATCGCCGGCGGCGAGGTGTCGCCGAACCTGACCGACTGGCGCGGCGACCCGCCGCGTGACGACTGGTCGCTTCCGCCGATCCGGTTGGCAGCCGACCTGCCCGACCGCACCGCCGGGGTCCGCTATCCGGACGGCACCACGGTCCGGCGGCTGACCCAGATCGGCGCGACGGTCACCGAAGCCGGTGACAGCCTGACGGTGACACCGCCGAGTTGGCGGCCCGATCTGCTGCAACCGGCCGACCTGGTCGAGGAGGTGCTGCGGCTGGAGGGCCTCGAAGTCATCCCGTCGGTGCTGCCGTCGGCCCCGGCCGGCCGGGGCCTGTCCGCCTCGCAGCGCCGCCGCCGGGCGATCGGCAAGTCGCTGGCGCTGTCGGGTTATGTCGAGATCCTCACCACCCCGTTCCTGCCGACCGGGGTGTTCGACGCCTGGGGTCTGGCCGCCGACGATCCGCGGCGCTACACCACGCAGGTGCTCAACCCGTTGGAGGCCGATCGGCAGCATTTGGCTACCACTTTGCTGCCGGGCCTGCTCGAGGCGTTGGTGCGCAACACCTCTCGCGGCATCGTGGACGTCGCACTGTTCGCCGTCGCGCAGGTGGTCAAGCCGACCGAGCAAACCAGGGGCGTCGGGCTGATCCCGGTGCACCGCCGTCCGACCGACGACGAGATCGCCGTGCTCGACGCATCGCTGCCGCACCAGCCCGAACATGTCGCGGTGGTGCTGACCGGGCTGCGGGAGCCGCGCGGCCCGTGGGGCGACGGCCGGCCGGTGGATGCCGCCGACGCGTTCGACGCGGTACGAATCATCGCCGCCGCCAGCGGGGTCGAGGTGACGCTGCGGGCCGCCCAGTACCTGCCGTGGCATCCGGGCCGCTGCGCCGAGATCCGTGTCGGTGAGACGGTCGTCGGGCACGCCGGGCAGCTGCACCCCGCGGTGATCGAACGGTCCGGACTGCCGAAGGGGACCTGCGCGGCCGAACTGGACCTCGACGCCATCCCGATCGGCGATGCGCTGCCCGCGCCGCGGGTATCGCCGTTTCCGGCGGTGTTCCAGGACGTCAGCCTCGTGGTGGATGCCGATGTCGCGGCGCAGGCGGTGCTGGATGCCGTCCGCGCCGGCGCGGGGGAGTTGCTGGAAGAGGTCCGGCTGTTCGACGTGTTCACCGGGCCGCAGATCGGCGCTGACCGGAAATCGCTCACGTTTGCGCTGCGATTCCGCGCGCCGGACCGCACCCTGACCGAAGACGAGGCCAGTGCCGCCCGGGACGCCGCGGTGCGCTGTGCCGCCGAGCGGGTCGGCGCGGTGCTGCGCGCCTGA
- the pheS gene encoding phenylalanine--tRNA ligase subunit alpha, translating into MGDQPLDLSQDSLTAAVDAARDAFAAATDLDALAGAKTEHLGDRSPVAVARQALGSVPKDERADAGKRVNSARGEVQKSYDDRLAVLRAERDAAVLIAERIDVTLPSTRRPIGARHPITILGEHIADTFIAMGWELAEGPEVETEQFNFDALNFPADHPARSEQDTFYIAPDGSRQLLRTHTSPVQVRTLLARELPVYVISIGRTFRTDELDATHTPVFHQVEGLAVDRGLSMAHLRGTLDAFARAEFGPHSRTRIRPHFFPFTEPSAEVDVWFENKKGGAGWVEWGGCGMVNPNVLRAAGIDPDEYSGFAFGMGLERTLQFRNGIPDMRDMVEGDVRFSLPFGVGA; encoded by the coding sequence GTGGGTGACCAGCCCCTCGATCTGTCGCAGGATTCGTTGACCGCCGCGGTCGACGCAGCCCGGGACGCCTTCGCGGCTGCGACCGATCTGGATGCGCTGGCTGGTGCCAAGACTGAGCATCTCGGCGATCGCTCGCCGGTGGCGGTGGCGCGTCAGGCGCTGGGTTCGGTGCCCAAAGACGAACGCGCCGACGCCGGCAAGCGGGTCAACAGTGCCCGCGGTGAGGTGCAGAAGAGCTACGACGACAGGCTGGCGGTATTGCGCGCCGAGCGCGACGCGGCGGTGCTGATCGCCGAGCGCATCGACGTGACGTTGCCGTCCACCCGCCGGCCGATCGGTGCGCGTCATCCGATCACGATTCTCGGTGAGCACATCGCGGACACGTTCATCGCGATGGGATGGGAGCTCGCTGAGGGCCCTGAAGTCGAAACCGAGCAGTTCAATTTCGACGCGCTGAACTTTCCCGCCGACCACCCGGCGCGCAGCGAGCAGGACACCTTCTACATCGCCCCGGACGGTTCCCGTCAGTTGTTGCGCACCCATACGTCGCCGGTGCAGGTGCGGACCCTGCTTGCCCGCGAGCTGCCGGTCTATGTCATCTCGATCGGCCGCACCTTCCGGACCGACGAACTCGACGCCACCCACACACCGGTCTTCCACCAGGTCGAGGGGCTGGCGGTGGACCGCGGCTTGTCGATGGCCCACCTGCGCGGCACTCTCGACGCGTTCGCGCGTGCCGAGTTCGGACCGCATTCGCGGACCAGGATCCGGCCGCACTTCTTCCCGTTCACCGAGCCGTCGGCCGAAGTCGACGTGTGGTTCGAGAACAAGAAGGGTGGCGCCGGCTGGGTCGAGTGGGGCGGCTGCGGGATGGTCAACCCGAATGTGTTGCGCGCCGCGGGGATTGACCCGGACGAGTATTCGGGGTTCGCGTTCGGCATGGGACTGGAACGCACCCTGCAGTTCCGCAACGGGATCCCGGATATGCGCGACATGGTCGAGGGCGACGTCCGGTTCTCGCTGCCGTTCGGGGTGGGTGCCTGA
- a CDS encoding Pls/PosA family non-ribosomal peptide synthetase, whose amino-acid sequence MSIFVQVAMPQAPDRVPAQYLLSPRAPSPRTLIDILNETAARYPEAAAIDDGTVQLTYSELITDIEASVAWLAARGIGRGDRIGIRMPSGSFALYEAILATLAAGAAYVPVDADDPDERADLVFGEANVVAVLGETGMTRGPGSSRGWRAGAPLTRDDAWIIFTSGSTGTPKGVAVTHRNAAAFVDAEAQMFLQDNPIGPGDRVLAGLSVAFDASCEEMWLAWRHGACLVPAPRSLVRSGMDLGPWLVTRDVTVVSTVPTLAALWPAEALEAVRLLIFGGEACPPELAARLAVEGREVWNTYGPTEATVVACAARLDGDGPVRIGLPLPGWDLAVVDADGRPVSHGSMGELVIGGVGLARYLDKDKDDEKYAPMETLGWRRAYRSGDLVRLDHEGLIFCGRADDQVKVGGRRIELGEVDSALVHLAGVSGGAAAVRQTAAGTPVLVGYVVSADPQFDMAAARAQLAERLPAALVPRLVQVDELPTRTSGKVDRAALPWPPPGGSDTEQAPSLSGTTGWLAGLWRDLLAADVTGPEADFFALGGGSLTAAQLVAALRGRYPQVTVADLYDHPRLGSLAGFLDELETPPEVTERVVQPTPRLAQLTQTALALPLATLTALQWVTWLAIGNNVARRLHLVPWTVAVNWWLVAAAFVVFVTPLGRMGIAVLAARLLLPNVQPGTYRRGGSVHLRVWLAERLAEASGAENLAGAPWLVYYARALGADVGKGVDLHSMPPVTGLLTLGHRSAVEPEVDLSGHWIDGDAFHVGAISIGNDATIGARTTLLPGATVGKNADVAPGSGVVGKVKSRQYWKGSPAVKSGRVNHPWPDERPARRSHWVAAYALTSVLLAGLPLIGLATCLGVIGVAVRHTRRLSEAVVPALLWTPVATVAALAVYALLTVVAVRLLSIGLRDGYHPVRSRGGWQLWSTERLMDGARNYLFPLYASLLTPAWLRLLGAKVGRGTEISTVLLTPKFTVIEDGAFLADDTMVASYELGGGWIYAATTTVGRRAFLGNSGITQPGRRVPDDGLVAVLSAAPAKAKRGSSWLGSPPMRLRRRPAEADAARTYEPSFRLKAMRATVESGRLVPMMVTVAIGLAVLGVLQALTRIFGIWCAALCGGLVLLAASGIAAVVTVAAKWLLVGRIRAGEFPLWSPFVWRNELADTFVETVAAPWFARAASGTPALNVWLRALGAKVGRGAWCESYWLPEADLVTLGRGSTVNRGCVVQTHLFHDRIMRMDAVVLESGSTLGPHGVALPSARLGAGVTVGPASLVVRGDEVPQSTRWQGNPIRPWKDIAKEKAGKKSGRGAEDTAA is encoded by the coding sequence ATGAGTATTTTCGTACAGGTGGCGATGCCTCAGGCTCCCGATCGCGTGCCGGCGCAGTACCTGTTGTCGCCGCGCGCACCGAGCCCGCGCACGCTGATCGACATCCTGAACGAGACCGCTGCGCGCTATCCGGAGGCCGCGGCGATCGACGACGGAACCGTGCAGCTCACCTACAGCGAGCTCATCACTGACATCGAAGCCAGCGTCGCGTGGCTGGCCGCGCGCGGCATCGGCCGCGGCGACCGGATCGGCATCCGCATGCCGTCGGGCAGCTTCGCCCTGTACGAGGCGATCCTGGCGACACTGGCCGCGGGCGCGGCCTATGTCCCGGTCGACGCGGACGACCCCGACGAACGTGCCGATTTGGTCTTTGGTGAGGCCAATGTGGTGGCAGTCCTCGGCGAAACCGGCATGACGCGAGGCCCGGGTTCGTCGCGCGGCTGGCGAGCGGGCGCACCGTTGACCAGAGACGACGCCTGGATCATCTTCACCTCGGGATCGACCGGGACGCCCAAAGGTGTCGCCGTCACGCACCGCAACGCGGCCGCATTCGTCGACGCCGAAGCGCAGATGTTTTTGCAGGACAACCCAATTGGGCCGGGTGATCGGGTACTGGCCGGATTGTCGGTGGCGTTCGACGCGTCCTGCGAAGAGATGTGGCTGGCCTGGCGGCACGGCGCCTGCCTGGTCCCGGCACCGCGATCGCTGGTACGCAGCGGCATGGATCTGGGTCCGTGGTTGGTCACCCGGGACGTCACGGTGGTGTCGACGGTGCCGACCCTGGCCGCGCTGTGGCCGGCCGAGGCGCTCGAAGCGGTGCGGCTGTTGATCTTCGGCGGTGAGGCCTGTCCCCCGGAGCTGGCCGCGCGGCTGGCCGTCGAGGGTCGGGAGGTGTGGAACACCTACGGGCCCACCGAGGCAACCGTGGTGGCCTGCGCGGCCCGGCTCGACGGCGACGGCCCGGTGCGCATCGGACTTCCGCTGCCCGGCTGGGATCTGGCAGTCGTCGACGCCGACGGCCGGCCGGTGAGCCACGGGTCGATGGGTGAGCTGGTGATCGGCGGCGTCGGGCTGGCCCGCTACCTCGACAAGGACAAGGACGACGAGAAGTACGCCCCGATGGAGACGCTGGGCTGGCGACGGGCCTACCGCAGCGGCGACCTGGTGAGGCTGGACCACGAAGGCCTGATCTTCTGCGGGCGCGCCGACGATCAGGTCAAGGTCGGGGGCCGTCGCATCGAGCTGGGCGAAGTGGACTCGGCGTTGGTGCACCTGGCGGGGGTCAGCGGCGGCGCGGCGGCGGTCCGCCAGACCGCGGCGGGCACACCGGTGCTGGTGGGCTACGTCGTCAGCGCCGACCCGCAGTTCGACATGGCCGCCGCGCGAGCACAGCTCGCCGAGCGTCTGCCCGCCGCATTGGTGCCGAGGCTTGTTCAGGTCGACGAGCTGCCCACCCGCACGTCGGGCAAGGTCGACCGCGCGGCGCTGCCCTGGCCGCCGCCGGGCGGCTCGGACACCGAGCAGGCGCCCAGCCTCAGCGGCACGACGGGTTGGCTGGCCGGATTGTGGCGCGACCTGCTTGCCGCTGATGTGACGGGCCCGGAAGCCGACTTCTTCGCCCTCGGTGGCGGCTCGCTGACGGCGGCGCAGCTGGTCGCCGCGCTGCGGGGACGGTATCCGCAGGTCACCGTCGCCGATCTGTACGACCATCCGCGCTTGGGCTCGCTCGCCGGCTTCCTCGACGAGCTCGAGACCCCGCCGGAGGTCACCGAGCGGGTCGTCCAGCCGACCCCGCGGCTGGCGCAGCTCACGCAGACCGCGCTGGCGTTGCCGTTGGCCACGCTGACCGCGCTGCAGTGGGTGACGTGGCTGGCGATCGGGAACAACGTCGCCCGCCGGCTGCATCTGGTGCCGTGGACCGTCGCGGTGAACTGGTGGCTGGTCGCGGCGGCGTTCGTCGTGTTCGTCACGCCGCTGGGCCGGATGGGCATCGCGGTGCTGGCCGCGCGACTGTTGCTGCCGAACGTGCAGCCCGGTACCTATCGCCGCGGCGGGTCGGTGCACCTGCGGGTGTGGTTGGCCGAGCGACTCGCCGAGGCCAGCGGCGCCGAGAACCTGGCCGGGGCGCCGTGGCTGGTGTACTACGCGCGGGCGCTGGGTGCCGATGTCGGCAAGGGCGTCGATCTGCACTCGATGCCGCCGGTCACCGGGCTGTTGACGCTCGGGCACCGTAGCGCCGTCGAACCCGAGGTGGATTTGTCCGGACACTGGATCGACGGCGACGCGTTCCACGTCGGGGCGATCTCGATCGGCAACGACGCGACGATCGGCGCGCGAACCACGCTGTTGCCCGGCGCGACCGTCGGCAAGAACGCCGACGTCGCTCCCGGCTCGGGGGTCGTCGGGAAGGTCAAGAGCCGCCAGTACTGGAAGGGTTCGCCCGCGGTGAAGTCCGGTCGCGTGAATCACCCGTGGCCCGACGAACGCCCGGCGCGCCGGTCGCACTGGGTCGCGGCGTACGCCCTGACGTCGGTGCTGTTGGCCGGACTGCCGCTGATCGGACTGGCGACCTGCCTCGGGGTGATCGGGGTGGCCGTCCGTCACACCCGCCGGCTGTCCGAGGCGGTGGTGCCCGCGCTGCTGTGGACGCCGGTCGCGACGGTCGCCGCCCTGGCGGTGTACGCGTTGCTGACCGTCGTCGCGGTCCGACTGCTGTCGATCGGGCTGCGCGACGGCTACCACCCGGTGCGCAGCCGCGGCGGATGGCAGTTGTGGTCGACCGAGCGGCTGATGGACGGCGCACGCAACTACCTGTTCCCGCTGTACGCCAGCCTGCTGACACCGGCCTGGCTGCGGCTGCTGGGCGCCAAGGTCGGGCGCGGCACCGAGATCTCGACGGTGCTGCTCACCCCCAAGTTCACCGTGATCGAGGACGGCGCGTTTCTGGCCGACGACACCATGGTCGCGTCGTACGAACTGGGCGGTGGCTGGATCTACGCGGCCACCACGACGGTCGGCAGACGCGCGTTCCTGGGCAACTCCGGCATCACCCAGCCCGGCCGCCGTGTGCCCGACGACGGGCTGGTCGCGGTGCTGTCGGCGGCACCCGCCAAAGCCAAACGCGGTTCGTCGTGGCTGGGCAGCCCACCGATGCGACTGCGCAGGCGGCCCGCCGAGGCCGACGCCGCCCGCACCTACGAGCCGTCGTTCCGGTTGAAGGCCATGCGAGCGACGGTGGAGTCGGGGCGGCTGGTGCCGATGATGGTGACGGTCGCGATCGGCTTGGCGGTGCTGGGTGTATTACAAGCGCTGACAAGGATTTTCGGTATCTGGTGCGCAGCGCTGTGCGGTGGGCTGGTGCTGCTGGCCGCGAGCGGGATCGCGGCTGTCGTGACGGTCGCCGCGAAATGGCTTCTGGTCGGCCGGATCCGGGCGGGCGAATTCCCGTTGTGGTCGCCGTTCGTGTGGCGCAACGAGCTCGCGGACACTTTCGTGGAGACGGTTGCGGCCCCGTGGTTCGCCCGAGCGGCCAGTGGGACACCGGCGCTGAACGTGTGGCTGCGCGCGCTGGGCGCCAAGGTCGGCCGCGGCGCGTGGTGTGAAAGTTATTGGCTGCCCGAGGCTGATCTGGTCACGCTGGGCCGCGGCAGCACCGTCAACCGTGGCTGCGTCGTGCAGACACACCTGTTCCACGACAGAATCATGCGGATGGATGCCGTCGTGCTGGAATCCGGGTCGACCCTCGGCCCGCACGGCGTCGCGCTGCCGTCGGCCCGCCTCGGCGCAGGCGTGACGGTCGGCCCAGCGTCACTGGTGGTACGCGGCGACGAGGTCCCGCAATCGACGCGCTGGCAGGGCAACCCGATCAGGCCGTGGAAGGACATCGCCAAGGAGAAGGCCGGCAAGAAGTCCGGGCGTGGCGCCGAGGACACCGCGGCGTGA